Proteins from one Triticum aestivum cultivar Chinese Spring chromosome 7A, IWGSC CS RefSeq v2.1, whole genome shotgun sequence genomic window:
- the LOC123147313 gene encoding thioredoxin 1, giving the protein MPTATAISLSPGASAARRQTNPLHRAASSSSSPSCFNPPQPRRPLPRGAVAASASAPAGRRVARCKAAGPSAADHVGDVEEQTWDEVVLGCETVVLVAFWAPWCGPCRLMHPIIADLAKAYAGRLRCLRVNTDENQEVASRYGIRSIPTILIFKDGERKETIIGAIADTALAATVDRFL; this is encoded by the exons ATGCCGACGGCGACGGCGATATCGCTCTCTCCGGGGGCCTCCGCCGCCAGACGCCAAACCAAccccctccaccgcgccgcctcctcctcctcctccccatcctgCTTCAACCCGCCGCAGCCGAGGCGGCCGCTGCCCCGAGgcgccgtcgccgcctccgcctccgcccccgccGGACGCCGCGTCGCCCGCTGCAAGGCCGCCGGCCCCTCCGCCGCCGACCACG TGGGCGATGTGGAGGAGCAGACATGGGACGAGGTCGTCCTGGGGTGCGAGACAGTGGTGCTGGTCGCGTTCTGGGCGCCATGGTGCGGCCCCTGCCGCCTGATGCACCCCATCATCGCAGACCTGGCAAAGGCCTACGCTGGCAGGCTGAGGTGTCTGAGGGTGAACACAGATGAGAACCAGGAGGTGGCCTCGAGGTATGGCATCAGAAGCATCCCCACCATCCTCATCTTCAAGGACggtgagaggaaggagacgatcATTGGCGCCATCGCAGACACTGCATTGGCCGCCACGGTCGACAGGTTCTTGTGA